In Micromonospora ferruginea, the sequence GGCAGGTCGACATCATGATCAGCGACAGTGACAACGTGATCGCCGAGGCGATGGCCCGCCAGGTCGCGTTGGCCAAGGGCAAGCCCGGCTCCTTCGTCGGCGGCGCGGCGGCCACCGACGAGGTGCTCGGCGGGCTGGGGCTGCCGGCCGGCGAGATCAGCCTGGCCGACGGCAGCGGCCTGTCCCGCACCAACCGGATCAGCCCGTCCCTGCTCACCGACCTGATCACGCTGGCCGGGAACGGGAGCCACCCGGAGCTGGCCGCGATCTTCGGCGGCCTGCCGGTCGGCGGCTGGTCCGGCACGCTGGACGAGCGCTACCGGGCGGACGCCACCCGGACCGGCGCCGGCGTGGTGCGGGCCAAGACCGGCACGCTGAGCGGGGTGAACGCCATCGCCGGGACGGTGACCACCGCGGACGGCCGGTTGCTCACGTTCGCCGTGCTCACCGACCGGACGCAGGGCTCGCTCGACGAGACCCGGCAGGCGCTCGACCGGATCACGTCCGCGCTGGCCGGCTGCGGCTGCCGCTGACCGACCGGCGTCGATCGGCCGGCGCGAGCCCGGGTGGGGGTGTCGCGGCGCGGGTACGGTGGGTTCATGGCGCAGTTCGTGGACTGGGATCTGGCCGCCGCCACCGCGGGGGCGCTGAGCAAGTCGGGCCCCCGGGTGTCGTACACCGAGGCGACCGACGTGGTCGGCGACCTGCGCCGGCTGACCGAGGAGGCCGCCGGTCACGTGGCCGACTACACCGGGCTGCGGGCCCAGGTGGCCCACCCACCGGTGCGGGTGGTCGACCGCCGGGACTGGGCGGCGGCCAACATCGCCGGGCTGCGTGAGGTGGTCACCCCGCTGGTCGAGCGGCTCTCCGGGGACAAGCGGCCGGGCGCGTTCACCGAGGCGATCGGCTCCCGGCTGACCGGGGTGCAGGCCGGCACCGTGCTGGCCTACCTGTCCGGCCGGGTGCTCGGCCAGTACGAGGTCTTCGCCGGCGACCCCGGCCAACTGCTGCTGGTGGCCCCGAACATCGTCGAGGTCGAGCGGAAGCTCGGCGCCGACCCGCGCGACTTCCGGCTGTGGGTGTGCCTGCACGAGGTGACCCACCGGACCCAGTTCACCGCCGTGCCGTGGATGCGTGCCTACTTCCTCGGCGAGGTGCAGGCGTTCGTGGACGCCTCGCAGGGCGGCGAGCACGTGCTGGAGCGCCTGCGCCGGGGCGTGGCGACGCTCTCCGACGCGGTCAAGGACCCGGAGAGCCGCGCCAGCGTGCTCGACATCGTGCAGACCCCGGCGCAGCGCGCCGTGCTGGACCGGTTGACCGCGCTGATGACGTTGCTGGAGGGACACGCCGAGTTCGTGATGGACGGCGTCGGCCCGACGGTCATCCCCAGCGTCGAGTCGATCCGGGCGGCGTTCAACCGCCGCCGGGAGTCCGGCAACCCGCTGGAGAAGGCGATCCGGCGGCTGCTCGGCGTCGAGGTCAAGATGCGCCAGTACGCCGAGGGGCGCAAGTTCGTGCACGGCGTGGTGGAGCGGGTCGGCATGGCCGGCTTCAACAAGATCTTCTCGTCCCCGCTCACCCTGCCCCGGCTCGACGAGCTGGGCGACCCGGATGCCTGGGTGTCCCGGGTGCACGGGCCGGCCGGTGCCACCCCGACCGCCGGCTGAACCGGCCGCGCCGGCCGGTCGGTCGCCGCTCACCCCGTCGCCGGCACCGGCCGTCGCCGCCGTGCGGCTCGCGGTACGCCGGCTGCTGACCGGGCTGCCCGGTGCCGGTCCGGTGCTGGTGGCCTGCTCCGGCGGCCCGGATTCGCTGGCCCTGGCGGCGGCCACCGCGTTCGTGGCGCCCCGCCTCGGCCGTCCGGCCGGCCTGGTGACCGTCGACCACGACCTGCAACCGGGTTCGGCCGAGCGGGCCGAGGCGGTCGCCGGCTGGGCCCGTACCGCCGGGTTCGACCCGGTGGAGGTGCTTCCGGTGCGGGTGGCCGGCCGGCCCGGCGGCCCGGAGGCGGCCGCCCGCACGGCCCGCTACGAGGCGTTGGTCGTGGCCGCGAAGCGGCACCACGCGGCCGGGGTGCTGCTCGGGCACACCCGGGACGACCAGGCGGAGACCGTGCTGCTCGCGCTGGCGCGCGGCGCCGGGCCGCGCGGGCTGTCCGGGATGCCGGAGCGGCGGGAGTTGGACGGGGTGCCGCTGCTGCGCCCGCTGCTCGACGTGGCGCGGTCCGACACCGGGGCGGCCTGTGCCGCGCTCGGCCTGACCGCGTGGGCCGACCCGCACAACACCGATCCGGCGTACGCCCGGGCCCGGGTCCGGGCCGA encodes:
- the tilS gene encoding tRNA lysidine(34) synthetase TilS codes for the protein MRLAVRRLLTGLPGAGPVLVACSGGPDSLALAAATAFVAPRLGRPAGLVTVDHDLQPGSAERAEAVAGWARTAGFDPVEVLPVRVAGRPGGPEAAARTARYEALVVAAKRHHAAGVLLGHTRDDQAETVLLALARGAGPRGLSGMPERRELDGVPLLRPLLDVARSDTGAACAALGLTAWADPHNTDPAYARARVRAEALPALVDALGPGVVANLARTARLIAADAAALDTLAAAALDDVRAAGGGLSVDGLAALPDAVRGRVLHAWARELGAPPADLSHRHVAALDALVTDWRGQGPAHLPGNLPVRRHAGRLVQGGAPA
- a CDS encoding zinc-dependent metalloprotease is translated as MAQFVDWDLAAATAGALSKSGPRVSYTEATDVVGDLRRLTEEAAGHVADYTGLRAQVAHPPVRVVDRRDWAAANIAGLREVVTPLVERLSGDKRPGAFTEAIGSRLTGVQAGTVLAYLSGRVLGQYEVFAGDPGQLLLVAPNIVEVERKLGADPRDFRLWVCLHEVTHRTQFTAVPWMRAYFLGEVQAFVDASQGGEHVLERLRRGVATLSDAVKDPESRASVLDIVQTPAQRAVLDRLTALMTLLEGHAEFVMDGVGPTVIPSVESIRAAFNRRRESGNPLEKAIRRLLGVEVKMRQYAEGRKFVHGVVERVGMAGFNKIFSSPLTLPRLDELGDPDAWVSRVHGPAGATPTAG